The genomic segment ATAGGCTTCATGAGGGTAGCCGGGCTGTGCttaaaatttgaatgatgttgACAGCCTTCACAAGCTCGGACCACCCTAGCAGCATCTTGACTTAAATTTGACCACCAGAAACcagcaagcattgtttttcGGGCCAAAGACATTCCCCCAAGGTGCTCGGCACAACAACCTTCATGAATTTCTCGGAGTACATAATCCACCTCTTTCTCAGATAAGCATTTCAAAAGAGGTCCCTGGAATGATCTCCTGTACACAATATTATTTAAGATAACAAACCTGGGAGCTTGTCTTTTAGTTTTCTGAGCTCGGGCTCTGTCTTCGGGCAACTCATTATTTACCATAAACTTGATCAGAGGTGTCATCCAGGAGTCCTCTGGCTCTGGCAACATTTCTTCCTCGGTAGAAAGGATCAAACGGGAAACACGCAAGACCTCCCCGGTATTTACCTCTGACAAAGAAGCAGCCATTTTTGCCAGAGTATCTGCCTCACTATTCTCTTCCCGGGGTATTTGTTCAATACCCCAATCCGCAAAAACTTCTGCTCGGGCTTTAATGAGCTGTAAATATTTTAGCATCCTGCCATCCTTAGCCTCATACACGCCCTTTATTTGTTGAGTGATGAGTTGCGAATCGGAATATAGAATAATCCGGGAAGCCCCGACTTCCCGGGCAGCTTGAATACCAGCCAGGACAGCCTCATACTCCGTCTCACTGTTGGTTATCCGGGAGTCAATTCTAAGTGTCAGTTTAATCTTTTCTCCCGGGGGAGATATTATCACAACCCCTACTCCACATCCGGCAAGGCTAGACGCCCCATCCACGAATACTCTCCATACTTCCTCTTCATTGGGTTGGACCATCTCGGATAAAAAATCTGACAGAGCTTGTGCTTTGATGGCTATCCGCGGTTTGTATTCAATGTCATACTCCCCCACCTCTACTGTCCACTTGACCATACGCCCGGATACCTCAGAGTGAGTCATGATCCTGCCAAGAGAACTATTGGTAAGAACAACTATTTGA from the Primulina tabacum isolate GXHZ01 chromosome 16, ASM2559414v2, whole genome shotgun sequence genome contains:
- the LOC142528504 gene encoding uncharacterized protein LOC142528504, encoding MDDILGKTREVTSFIGDLEETFATLMQYGIKLNPAKYIFGVKSGKFLGFIVTDRGIEVNQEKVNHALRGPELRYSEVEKIALALVITARKLRPYFLSHQIVVLTNSSLGRIMTHSEVSGRMVKWTVEVGEYDIEYKPRIAIKAQALSDFLSEMVQPNEEEVWRVFVDGASSLAGCGVGVVIISPPGEKIKLTLRIDSRITNSETEYEAVLAGIQAAREVGASRIILYSDSQLITQQIKGVYEAKDGRMLKYLQLIKARAEVFADWGIEQIPREENSEADTLAKMAASLSEVNTGEVLRVSRLILSTEEEMLPEPEDSWMTPLIKFMVNNELPEDRARAQKTKRQAPRFVILNNIVYRRSFQGPLLKCLSEKEVDYVLREIHEGCCAEHLGGMSLARKTMLAGFWWSNLSQDAARVVRACEGCQHHSNFKHSPATLMKPIWASCPFNQWGMDIVGPFPIARAQKKFLLVAVDYFSKWVEAEPLANITEQEVESYPDGNDQSRAMELDLIEEKRDRAFIRMEAYMSRVMKSYNKKVRIRDFQVGDLVMKKVNPAGEVGKLEARWEGPYKITRRVSSGSFYLEDAQGRSLKRPWNVFNLKQYYA